One window of the Bos indicus isolate NIAB-ARS_2022 breed Sahiwal x Tharparkar chromosome 15, NIAB-ARS_B.indTharparkar_mat_pri_1.0, whole genome shotgun sequence genome contains the following:
- the LOC139187204 gene encoding olfactory receptor 5M3, which yields MLNFTDVTEFILLGLTSRREWQVLLFVIFLLVYVITVVGNICMILLIKVSPQLSSPMYFFLSHLSFVDVWFSSNVTPKMLENLLSETKTISYAGCLVQCFFFIALVHVEVFILAVMAFDRYMAIGDPLLYGSKMSRTVCIRLISFPYVYGFLVSLAATLWTYGLYFCGKIEINHFYCADPPLIKMACAGTFVKEYTMLILAGINFVYSLTVVILSYLFILIAIVRMNSAEGRRKAFSTCGSHLTAVVIFYGTLIFMYLRRPTEESVEQGKMVAVFYTTVIPMLNPMIYSLRNRDVKEAMNKVISRTILTK from the coding sequence ATGCTCAACTTCACGGATGTGACAGAGTTTATTCTTTTGGGACTAACCAGTCGTCGGGAATGGCAAGTTCTCTTGTTCGTCATTTTCCTGCTGGTCTACGTGATCACCGTGGTGGGTAATATCTGCATGATCCTGTTAATTAAGGTCAGTCCACAACTCAGCAGCCCCATGTACTTTTTTTTGAGTCATTTGTCATTTGTTGATGTGTGGTTTTCCTCCAATGTCACTCCTAAAATGCTGGAAAACCTGTTATCAGAGACAAAAACGATTTCATACGCTGGCTGTTTGgtacagtgtttcttttttattgctctCGTCCATGTAGAGGTTTTTATTCTTGCTGTGATGGCCTTTGATAGATACATGGCCATTGGGGACCCTTTGCTCTACGGCAGCAAAATGTCAAGGACTGTCTGTATCCGACTGATTTCTTTCCCGTATGTGTATGGTTTTCTGGTTAGTCTGGCAGCAACATTATGGACCTATGGCTTGTACTTCTGTGGGAAGATTGAGATCAACCACTTCTACTGTGCAGACCCACCTCTCATCAAAATGGCCTGTGCTGGAACCTTTgtaaaagaatatacaatgctCATACTCGCCGGCATTAACTTCGTATATTCTCTAACTGTAGTTATCTTATCTTACCTGTTCATCCTCATTGCCATTGTACGGATGAACTCAGCGGAAGGGAGGCGcaaggccttctccacctgtggatCCCATTTGACAGCTGTCGTCATATTCTACGGAACCCTTATTTTCATGTATCTCAGACGTCCCACAGAGGAGTCTGTGGAGCAGGGGAAGATGGTGGCTGTGTTTTACACCACAGTGATCCCCATGTTGAACCCCATGATCTACAGTCTGAGGAACAGAGATGTGAAAGAGGCCATGAACAAAGTGATCAGCAGGACAATTTTAACAAAGTAA